A DNA window from Selenomonas sp. oral taxon 126 contains the following coding sequences:
- a CDS encoding AAA family ATPase, protein MTDSIKILRIRYENIPLFHDDCFEFSFMAEDRVSDPTQVFQLRKNLYTQKLTALVGINASGKTSALKLIYLAMLILLRRASLNELHYGKEFLQDGTTITIDFCHGDSCYELHSVIGKRKRSPSTGTELYFKEELLFKKSLASIKSKKDVLLFDETKLVLHRSKLAKEILDFLSLDDSLVRGVIADYQLPVLRSLIASTNNNFLLQSGSAAPEILHVFDGNLDELTVSETDDNVTYTIKFKNDPRFFYVTSELGLNNLISSGTIKGQTMITVIEDVLQTGGYLIVDELENHMNKELVRMITDIFKNDRINKYGACLIFSTHYAEILDFMDRKDNIYITRRNQTDASIELLNYASEVKRNDVKKSDVILSNYIEGTAPSYESIQALEDYLCSRID, encoded by the coding sequence ATGACAGATTCTATCAAGATACTCCGCATACGATATGAGAACATCCCACTCTTTCATGATGATTGCTTTGAGTTTAGCTTTATGGCAGAGGATCGCGTTTCCGATCCTACGCAGGTATTTCAGCTGCGCAAGAATCTCTATACGCAGAAACTCACTGCTCTGGTCGGTATCAACGCTTCCGGAAAGACATCAGCGCTAAAGCTTATTTATCTCGCTATGTTGATTCTCTTACGGCGCGCAAGCCTCAACGAGCTTCACTACGGCAAAGAGTTCCTTCAAGACGGAACGACCATCACTATAGATTTTTGTCATGGTGATAGTTGCTATGAGCTACATTCCGTTATTGGGAAGAGGAAACGTTCTCCCAGTACGGGAACTGAACTTTATTTCAAGGAGGAGCTGCTTTTCAAAAAATCACTCGCATCTATAAAATCAAAGAAAGATGTCCTTCTGTTTGACGAAACAAAACTAGTTCTTCATCGTTCAAAACTAGCAAAGGAGATACTGGATTTTTTAAGTCTTGACGATAGCCTCGTTCGCGGCGTAATAGCAGACTATCAATTACCGGTACTAAGATCGCTGATTGCATCTACAAACAACAATTTTCTCTTACAGTCTGGCTCGGCCGCTCCCGAGATTCTGCATGTTTTTGATGGCAATTTGGATGAACTTACCGTCTCTGAGACAGATGATAACGTCACCTACACCATAAAATTCAAAAATGATCCTCGATTTTTTTATGTTACAAGTGAATTGGGGCTGAACAACCTCATTTCCTCTGGTACAATTAAAGGCCAAACTATGATTACAGTCATTGAGGATGTTCTCCAAACAGGCGGCTATCTCATTGTTGATGAACTTGAGAATCACATGAACAAAGAGCTCGTTCGTATGATTACGGACATCTTCAAAAACGATCGTATCAACAAGTATGGCGCATGCCTCATCTTCTCCACACACTACGCAGAGATTCTCGATTTCATGGATCGCAAGGATAACATCTACATCACGCGTCGCAATCAGACAGATGCCTCGATCGAGCTGCTGAACTACGCCTCCGAGGTCAAGCGAAACGATGTCAAAAAAAGTGATGTAATCCTCTCGAACTATATTGAGGGAACGGCTCCGTCATACGAGAGCATTCAGGCGTTGGAGGACTATCTATGCAGCAGGATAGATTAA
- a CDS encoding deoxycytidylate deaminase: MIISWDEYFMGVAIFSAYRSKDPHTQVGACIVNEDKHIVGVGYNGMPNGCDDNEYPWGRTGEFAEQKYPYVVHAELNAILNASTSLKGCRIYVSLFPCNECCKAIIQSGIREVIYLSDKYAATDATKISKRMLASAGVTCRRMETDLGEVPVKFEVVS, from the coding sequence ATGATTATCTCTTGGGACGAATACTTCATGGGCGTCGCCATCTTCTCCGCCTACCGCAGCAAGGACCCGCACACACAGGTCGGCGCGTGCATCGTCAACGAGGACAAACACATCGTCGGCGTCGGCTACAACGGCATGCCGAACGGGTGCGATGACAACGAGTACCCGTGGGGACGGACGGGCGAATTCGCCGAGCAGAAATATCCCTATGTCGTGCACGCCGAGCTGAACGCCATCCTCAATGCGAGCACGTCGTTGAAAGGCTGTCGTATCTACGTATCACTCTTCCCGTGCAACGAATGCTGCAAGGCAATCATTCAGAGCGGCATCCGCGAGGTCATCTACCTCTCAGATAAGTATGCCGCGACCGACGCGACGAAGATCTCCAAGCGCATGCTCGCCTCCGCCGGCGTCACCTGCCGCCGCATGGAGACCGACCTCGGCGAAGTGCCTGTGAAGTTCGAGGTTGTGAGTTAA
- a CDS encoding glycoside hydrolase family 3 N-terminal domain-containing protein gives MRKKYKAAVGILGAVLFLLAILGGSLYAIRAHKTDHEKVAAAKHDLRGLTIDEQVEEILSSMSVTERIGQMVMVGIPGRTLDDDARYVLHQFHYGGIILFDRNLDSEEQTRRLISDIQSHADEELPLFIAIDEEGGAVVRGESFIPAPPAAQEVGQEGAAAAERFAASVAGDLMSLGINVNFAPVADVGAPDGRSYSTDPHEVLACVRAAGNGYRSAGMIYALKHFPGIGRGMVDSHEEISSIEAGEEDLQKTDLVPFRGMIEETGRGKDLDYMVMVGHLQYPALDGENPASLSRPIVTDLLRSELGYEGLVITDDLEMGAVANHLTFRAAGQRAVEAGADIVLVCHELAHAEDAYMGIYDAVQSGQISEERINESVRRIIRAKLTHGLTP, from the coding sequence ATGAGAAAGAAATACAAAGCCGCTGTTGGCATATTGGGCGCAGTGCTCTTCCTGCTCGCCATCCTCGGCGGGTCTCTCTATGCCATCAGGGCGCACAAGACCGATCATGAAAAGGTGGCGGCGGCAAAGCACGACCTGCGCGGGCTGACCATAGACGAGCAGGTGGAGGAGATCCTGTCCTCCATGTCCGTCACGGAGCGGATCGGGCAGATGGTGATGGTCGGCATCCCGGGGAGAACGCTGGACGATGATGCCCGCTATGTCCTGCATCAGTTCCACTATGGCGGGATCATCCTATTTGACAGGAATCTGGACTCAGAGGAGCAGACGAGGCGGCTCATCTCGGACATCCAGTCCCATGCGGACGAGGAGCTGCCCCTCTTTATCGCCATTGACGAGGAGGGCGGCGCAGTGGTGCGCGGCGAGAGTTTCATCCCTGCGCCCCCTGCGGCACAGGAGGTAGGGCAGGAGGGGGCTGCCGCTGCCGAACGCTTCGCCGCCTCCGTGGCGGGGGATCTCATGTCCCTCGGGATCAATGTGAATTTTGCCCCCGTTGCCGATGTGGGCGCGCCGGATGGACGCTCCTACAGTACGGATCCGCATGAGGTGCTTGCATGCGTCCGAGCGGCAGGGAACGGGTATCGCTCCGCAGGGATGATCTATGCGCTCAAGCATTTTCCCGGCATAGGCAGGGGCATGGTGGACTCACACGAGGAGATCTCCTCCATCGAGGCGGGCGAAGAGGATCTGCAGAAAACCGATCTCGTGCCGTTCCGAGGCATGATCGAGGAGACGGGCAGGGGGAAGGATCTCGACTATATGGTCATGGTCGGACATCTCCAATATCCCGCGCTTGACGGAGAGAATCCTGCGAGTCTCTCCCGTCCGATCGTTACGGATCTGCTCCGCTCCGAGCTGGGCTATGAGGGGCTTGTCATCACAGACGACCTCGAGATGGGCGCGGTGGCAAATCATCTCACATTCCGCGCAGCGGGACAGAGGGCGGTCGAGGCAGGCGCGGACATCGTGCTGGTCTGTCACGAACTCGCGCATGCCGAGGATGCCTATATGGGCATATACGACGCTGTGCAGAGCGGACAGATCAGCGAGGAGCGGATTAATGAATCTGTACGCCGGATCATCAGGGCAAAGCTGACGCATGGTCTGACACCTTAA
- the mnmG gene encoding tRNA uridine-5-carboxymethylaminomethyl(34) synthesis enzyme MnmG, with the protein MNNTTDYDIIVIGAGHAGVEAALAAARMGQRTLIVTLSLDNIAMMPCNPSVGGPGKSHLVREIDALGGEMGIAADRASIQRRLLNTGKGPAVHSLRMQADKFLYQRIMKETVENTENLDVRQLLVTQLLTEENEGQTRVTGILCETGERLTARAVILATGTYLRGRIILGETIYDSGPNGQRPAMALSDSLRAAGLRLMRFKTGTPARVDRRTLDLEKTAVQKGDPAAPAFSFLTTEMRAEQTPCYLTYTNEATHAVIRANLHRAPMANGVIEGTGPRYCPSVETKIARFPDKERHQLFLEPEGLHTNEIYVQGMSTSLPTDVQEAFLTTIPGLEHARIMRPGYAIEYDCLDPLQLDATLAVKHIAGLYSAGQANGTSGYEEAAAQGLIAGINAVCGITGREPLILRRSDGYIGVLIDDLVTKGTDEPYRMMTSRAEYRLILRQDNADLRLTPIGRAMGLVTDERWARFTAKRDAIERAVQQLKETQVNPSTETEARLAAADIAPLRVPMTIFALLSREGDYAQLAALFDLPPLAADVKEEVEIMARYDGYIRKQEEQIARMERLESRRIPDGIDYSAITSLRLEAAEKLTAIRPRSIGQAARISGVSPADISVLLVHLEKERRTV; encoded by the coding sequence GTGAACAACACTACAGATTATGATATCATCGTGATTGGTGCGGGTCATGCGGGCGTCGAGGCGGCACTTGCGGCGGCGCGCATGGGACAGCGTACGCTCATCGTCACGCTCTCGCTGGACAACATTGCGATGATGCCGTGCAACCCCTCCGTCGGCGGCCCCGGCAAGAGCCACCTTGTCCGCGAGATCGACGCGCTCGGCGGTGAGATGGGGATTGCGGCGGATCGTGCGAGCATCCAGCGCCGCCTGCTCAACACGGGCAAGGGTCCCGCCGTTCATTCCCTCCGCATGCAGGCGGACAAATTCCTCTACCAACGTATCATGAAGGAGACCGTCGAGAACACAGAGAATCTCGATGTGCGCCAGCTGCTCGTCACGCAGCTTCTCACCGAGGAAAACGAAGGACAGACACGCGTCACAGGCATCCTCTGCGAAACGGGGGAACGCCTCACGGCGCGCGCCGTCATCCTTGCAACGGGCACGTATCTGCGCGGGCGCATCATCCTCGGCGAGACCATCTACGACAGCGGGCCGAACGGACAGCGCCCCGCAATGGCGCTCTCGGACTCCCTGCGTGCCGCAGGTCTCAGACTCATGCGGTTCAAGACCGGCACGCCCGCGCGCGTTGACCGCCGCACCCTCGACCTCGAAAAAACTGCTGTGCAGAAGGGAGACCCCGCCGCACCCGCCTTTTCCTTTCTGACCACAGAGATGCGCGCGGAGCAGACCCCCTGCTACCTCACCTACACGAACGAGGCGACCCACGCCGTCATCCGTGCGAACCTCCACCGCGCACCGATGGCGAACGGCGTTATCGAGGGTACGGGGCCGCGCTACTGCCCCTCCGTCGAGACGAAGATTGCGCGCTTTCCCGACAAGGAGCGTCACCAGCTCTTCCTCGAACCCGAGGGGCTGCATACGAACGAAATCTATGTGCAGGGTATGTCCACCAGCCTGCCGACCGATGTACAGGAAGCATTTCTCACAACAATACCGGGACTCGAACACGCGCGCATCATGCGCCCCGGCTACGCCATCGAGTACGACTGCCTTGATCCCCTGCAGCTCGACGCAACGCTTGCCGTCAAGCACATCGCGGGACTCTACTCCGCAGGACAGGCGAACGGTACGAGCGGCTACGAGGAGGCGGCGGCACAGGGGCTGATTGCGGGCATCAACGCCGTATGCGGGATCACAGGCAGAGAGCCGCTCATCCTGCGCCGCAGCGACGGCTACATCGGCGTCCTCATCGACGACCTTGTCACCAAGGGCACAGATGAACCCTATCGCATGATGACGAGCCGCGCCGAGTACCGCCTCATCCTCCGGCAGGACAACGCCGATCTGCGCCTCACGCCCATCGGGCGCGCCATGGGGCTTGTCACAGACGAGCGCTGGGCACGCTTTACGGCAAAGCGGGACGCCATCGAGCGCGCCGTGCAGCAGCTCAAGGAGACGCAGGTAAACCCCTCCACCGAGACCGAAGCGCGCCTTGCGGCGGCGGACATTGCCCCCCTGCGCGTCCCCATGACAATCTTTGCCCTGCTCTCACGCGAGGGGGACTATGCGCAGCTTGCCGCACTCTTTGACCTCCCGCCTCTTGCGGCAGATGTCAAGGAGGAGGTCGAGATTATGGCACGCTACGACGGGTACATCCGCAAGCAGGAGGAGCAGATCGCGCGCATGGAGCGCCTCGAGAGCCGCCGCATCCCCGACGGGATCGACTACAGCGCCATCACGAGCCTGCGCCTCGAGGCGGCAGAGAAACTCACTGCCATCCGCCCGCGCTCCATCGGACAGGCGGCGCGCATCAGCGGCGTCTCCCCCGCCGACATCTCCGTCCTCCTCGTCCACCTCGAAAAGGAGCGGCGCACGGTGTAA
- a CDS encoding DUF805 domain-containing protein — MSFCGNCGSQLDAGQKFCPNCGSKTVTLEKPAAPPAAPPAPQQGGAYGAQQQPPVYGGGQQSPGYGGAPQSPPPYQPPYGGGGAPQPRSEGIREMFLTYHGRLNRKPYILRGLLVGITSSVLSNVMGVMAESSSLALNLVSLVLLVVVLALCVVSVMLMIRRWHDLGKSGWFSLLLLVPLVNFVVGLYLWVKKGDDGPNQYGEDPLAYRG, encoded by the coding sequence ATGTCATTCTGTGGAAATTGCGGCAGCCAGCTCGATGCAGGACAGAAGTTCTGCCCGAACTGCGGGTCGAAGACCGTCACCTTGGAAAAGCCCGCTGCCCCTCCTGCCGCGCCACCTGCACCGCAGCAGGGCGGCGCCTATGGCGCACAGCAGCAGCCACCCGTCTACGGCGGAGGGCAGCAGTCGCCCGGCTATGGTGGAGCACCGCAGTCTCCTCCGCCGTATCAGCCGCCCTATGGGGGCGGGGGCGCGCCGCAGCCCCGATCGGAGGGGATCCGTGAGATGTTCCTCACCTACCATGGGCGTCTCAACCGCAAGCCGTATATCCTGCGCGGACTCCTGGTGGGGATCACCTCGTCAGTTTTGTCCAATGTGATGGGCGTGATGGCAGAGAGTAGCTCGCTGGCATTGAATCTCGTGTCCCTCGTGCTGCTCGTTGTCGTCCTCGCCCTGTGCGTCGTGTCCGTCATGCTGATGATCCGCCGCTGGCACGATCTGGGCAAATCCGGCTGGTTCTCGCTGCTCCTCCTCGTGCCGCTCGTGAACTTCGTCGTCGGTCTTTATCTCTGGGTGAAGAAGGGGGATGACGGTCCCAACCAGTATGGCGAGGATCCGCTGGCGTACAGGGGATAG
- a CDS encoding ABC transporter substrate-binding protein, whose product MKNFYVLLPALALLCAACSPIVHVHESEHRPAMTEQADAAYTPVTIENINEKGEPVSAVYERPPQRVVAVWQNSIETLLALGVGDRIVVGMGVPNAKYIRPEYRAAYEAIPYTSLENLDVETILMMQPDLIVGWSSTFSPKVLRGTDFWAGRGVHTYIAPSSARAVRTKTIAQEIADIENMGRIFGREERAAALVGEMQDEIAYVAGRTAHMEKRPRALVIELMGKEIRSYGEATLAGDMMRALGAEHLAADGHSLSMEEIIELDPDAIFLVVIEDDYGNEDAILARLYENPALRSLSCVQQHRIYTVPLYAVYSAGIRTYDGITIFAHGLYPEIYDTP is encoded by the coding sequence ATGAAAAATTTTTACGTTCTGCTCCCCGCGCTCGCCCTCCTGTGCGCGGCGTGCAGCCCCATCGTGCACGTGCATGAAAGCGAGCACCGCCCCGCTATGACGGAGCAGGCGGATGCAGCGTATACGCCCGTGACGATTGAGAATATCAATGAGAAGGGCGAGCCGGTTTCAGCAGTCTATGAAAGACCGCCGCAGCGCGTAGTCGCGGTCTGGCAGAACTCGATCGAGACGCTCCTTGCGCTCGGTGTGGGGGATCGGATCGTTGTGGGGATGGGGGTACCGAATGCAAAGTACATCCGCCCGGAGTACCGTGCGGCGTACGAGGCGATCCCCTATACAAGCCTTGAGAACCTCGATGTCGAGACGATTCTCATGATGCAGCCCGACCTCATCGTCGGCTGGTCGTCCACCTTCTCGCCGAAGGTGCTGCGCGGGACGGACTTCTGGGCGGGGCGCGGGGTACATACCTACATCGCCCCGTCCTCTGCGCGTGCGGTGAGGACGAAGACCATCGCGCAGGAGATTGCGGACATCGAGAATATGGGGCGTATCTTCGGCAGGGAGGAACGGGCGGCGGCGCTTGTCGGCGAGATGCAGGATGAGATTGCCTATGTCGCGGGGCGCACCGCCCACATGGAGAAGCGGCCGCGCGCCCTCGTCATCGAGCTGATGGGCAAGGAGATCCGCTCCTACGGAGAGGCGACCCTTGCGGGCGACATGATGCGCGCGCTCGGCGCGGAGCATCTGGCGGCAGACGGGCATAGTCTGAGCATGGAGGAGATCATCGAGCTTGACCCCGATGCCATCTTCCTCGTCGTCATCGAGGACGACTATGGGAATGAGGATGCAATCCTCGCACGGCTCTATGAGAACCCTGCGCTGCGCTCCCTCTCCTGTGTGCAGCAGCACCGCATCTACACCGTGCCGCTCTATGCTGTCTACAGCGCGGGCATCCGCACCTACGACGGCATCACGATCTTTGCCCACGGGCTTTATCCCGAGATTTATGATACGCCGTAA
- a CDS encoding FecCD family ABC transporter permease: MQQFFSRTGTALLCLLLVALLIAALFWALSIGTVNLPPDVIATAILDQLGSGTPIDTAGKGPVHDIVWLLRLPRLLLAAIIGAGLATCGVIMQAIVKNPLADPYILGISAGASLGATSAVLLGIGAALGENAVGISAFLGAFAVSIGVLFIANLGGRASAMKLLLGGMALSAVCSAFSSFIVYFANDKEGIQTITYWMMGSLAGAKWEHMAIIGGIVALAVLFFWSQSRILNLMLLGDESAITLGTDLHPYRQGYLIVSALVVGFAVFAAGMIGFVGLVVPHVVRMLVGTDHKRLIPVTALTGAIFLVVADGLCRVIIPHTELPIGILIALVGAPAFIYLMVKRTYGFGGQ, encoded by the coding sequence ATGCAGCAATTCTTTTCGCGAACAGGCACGGCACTCCTGTGCCTCCTGCTCGTTGCACTTCTCATTGCCGCGCTCTTCTGGGCGCTCTCGATCGGGACGGTCAATCTGCCGCCGGACGTGATCGCTACCGCCATCCTCGACCAGCTGGGCAGCGGCACCCCCATCGACACAGCGGGCAAGGGACCTGTGCATGACATTGTATGGCTTCTGCGCCTGCCACGTCTCCTCCTCGCCGCCATCATCGGCGCGGGGCTTGCGACCTGCGGCGTCATCATGCAGGCAATCGTGAAGAACCCGCTCGCCGATCCGTACATCCTCGGCATCTCTGCGGGTGCGTCCCTCGGCGCGACCTCCGCCGTCCTCCTCGGCATCGGCGCGGCGCTCGGGGAGAACGCCGTCGGCATCTCCGCCTTTCTCGGGGCGTTTGCCGTCTCCATCGGCGTCCTCTTTATTGCGAATCTCGGCGGACGCGCCAGCGCGATGAAGCTGCTGCTCGGCGGCATGGCGCTCAGCGCCGTGTGCAGCGCGTTTTCGAGCTTCATCGTCTATTTTGCAAACGACAAGGAGGGCATTCAGACCATCACCTACTGGATGATGGGCAGTCTGGCGGGGGCGAAATGGGAGCACATGGCGATCATCGGCGGCATCGTTGCGCTCGCCGTCCTCTTCTTCTGGTCGCAAAGCCGCATCCTCAACCTCATGCTGCTCGGCGATGAGTCCGCGATCACGCTCGGCACGGATCTGCATCCCTATCGGCAGGGCTATCTCATTGTCAGCGCGCTTGTTGTGGGCTTCGCCGTCTTTGCCGCAGGCATGATCGGCTTCGTGGGACTCGTCGTGCCCCATGTCGTGCGGATGCTTGTCGGCACGGATCACAAGCGGCTCATTCCCGTCACGGCGCTCACAGGCGCCATCTTCCTCGTTGTTGCCGACGGGCTCTGCCGCGTCATCATCCCGCATACGGAGCTGCCCATCGGCATTCTCATCGCGCTTGTCGGCGCACCCGCATTTATCTATCTCATGGTGAAACGCACCTATGGATTCGGAGGGCAGTGA
- a CDS encoding DUF805 domain-containing protein, producing the protein MSFCGNCGKQLADGARFCPGCGTKIVSLEKPAASPATPPAAQQGGAYGAGQNAPQQSPASFPPPPGIGGQQQPGFGGGQQQPGYGGGPQPPYPYQPPYGGGGAPQPEELRAMLLTYQGRLNRKPYILYSVGIWFLMLILNVVADVLGDSRSSVALLVAFALYLAVLALCVPSVMLTIRRWHDLGKSGWFTLLSLIPVVNFFVEIYLWAAPGTAGPNAYGEDPLTYRR; encoded by the coding sequence ATGTCATTCTGTGGAAATTGCGGCAAACAGCTCGCCGACGGCGCGCGCTTCTGTCCGGGCTGCGGGACGAAGATCGTCTCCCTGGAAAAGCCCGCTGCCTCTCCTGCCACCCCACCTGCCGCGCAGCAGGGCGGCGCCTATGGCGCAGGGCAGAACGCCCCGCAGCAGAGTCCTGCCTCGTTCCCGCCGCCGCCCGGCATTGGTGGACAGCAGCAGCCCGGCTTTGGAGGAGGGCAGCAACAGCCCGGCTATGGCGGAGGGCCGCAGCCGCCGTATCCGTATCAGCCGCCCTATGGGGGCGGGGGCGCGCCGCAGCCCGAGGAGCTCCGCGCGATGCTCCTCACCTATCAGGGACGCCTCAACCGCAAGCCGTACATCCTGTACAGCGTCGGCATCTGGTTTCTCATGCTCATCCTGAACGTCGTGGCGGACGTGTTGGGAGATAGTCGCTCGTCGGTGGCGCTTCTCGTCGCCTTCGCGCTCTATCTCGCTGTCCTCGCCCTGTGCGTTCCCTCCGTTATGCTGACCATCCGCCGCTGGCACGACCTGGGCAAATCCGGCTGGTTCACACTGCTCTCGCTGATCCCCGTCGTAAACTTCTTCGTCGAGATCTATCTGTGGGCGGCACCGGGAACCGCAGGACCGAATGCATACGGCGAGGATCCGCTCACGTACAGGAGGTAG